CAGCGCGCCGTTCAGGATCAGTTGATCCGGCAAGTAGGCAGTCCTCTCCAATGTCACCTGTTTCAGGTCCATTTTCTCACTCGTTAAATTTTCTACCGGTGCAAGAAGCTATCGAAATCAGTGAGGGAAGGCAAGCTTTAATACTTCGGAGGCGTTCTTGACGTAGGTGATGTGCAGCTTGTCAGTTAATTCTTTCGGCAATTCCTCGATATCGGGGCGATTGGCACGCGGTACCACGACCGTCTTGATTCCCGCGCGCACCGCCGAAATCAGCTTGGCATTCAATCCGCCGACCGGCAGCACCTCTCCGGAGAGTGTGATCTCACCCGTGTAGGCAAGTCCTTTAGCGGCATATCGTTTGGTGAAGGCCGAGCAGAGCGC
This sequence is a window from Candidatus Zixiibacteriota bacterium. Protein-coding genes within it:
- a CDS encoding endopeptidase La → ALCSAFTKRYAAKGLAYTGEITLSGEVLPVGGLNAKLISAVRAGIKTVVVPRANRPDIEELPKELTDKLHITYVKNASEVLKLAFPH